From Corynebacterium sp. BD556, the proteins below share one genomic window:
- a CDS encoding multidrug effflux MFS transporter, with translation MTTNEAVKNLSTGLLAALALMTAAGPLGIDMYLPGLPTLAEDLNTTAAMTQFTITGFMVGMAVGNLLLGAISDSTGRKRPIVTASAVFFVASVLCAIAPSIEFLIAARMLQGLAGGTAMVVARAIIPDIAHGNEAAKAFSVMMAITGFAPAIAPVVGSLLLPTFGWRGVFWLLAIINLLQVLVGVLWIKETLPVANRSAGAVRNLFPRIWLCLKRPEFVGYMLASGMGFGALFSYISGSPLVLQSQLGVSPALYGVIFGSMALLLPVSNMLNIRAVNRFSPHTLLRVALAADLLAGAALLVLSRFHPPLVLVIPFLAVFSLMAGLIMPNATALGVETVRDIGSGAGNGAMGFFQFIVAGTAAPLVALGSNHLLTLGLCVVAWATAALLALRLLSAKSAR, from the coding sequence ATGACTACGAATGAAGCAGTGAAGAACTTAAGCACTGGCCTGCTCGCAGCGCTCGCGTTGATGACCGCTGCTGGTCCGCTAGGCATCGACATGTATCTGCCTGGCTTGCCAACGCTCGCCGAGGACCTCAATACCACGGCCGCCATGACCCAGTTCACCATCACCGGGTTCATGGTGGGCATGGCGGTGGGCAACCTTTTGCTCGGAGCCATCTCGGACTCAACCGGCCGCAAAAGACCGATAGTCACCGCCTCGGCGGTCTTTTTTGTTGCCTCCGTACTGTGCGCGATCGCGCCCTCGATAGAGTTCCTCATCGCCGCACGCATGCTCCAAGGACTAGCCGGAGGAACCGCGATGGTTGTCGCCCGCGCGATAATCCCCGACATCGCCCACGGCAACGAAGCAGCCAAAGCCTTCTCCGTCATGATGGCGATTACCGGCTTCGCCCCCGCCATCGCCCCCGTCGTGGGAAGTTTGTTGCTGCCCACCTTCGGCTGGCGCGGCGTGTTCTGGTTGCTCGCCATCATCAACCTGCTCCAAGTGCTGGTCGGTGTGTTGTGGATCAAGGAAACCCTGCCGGTTGCCAACCGTTCCGCAGGGGCGGTGCGGAATCTGTTTCCCCGCATTTGGCTCTGCCTGAAGCGACCCGAGTTCGTCGGCTACATGTTGGCTTCCGGTATGGGCTTCGGCGCCCTCTTTAGCTACATTTCGGGCTCCCCACTGGTGCTGCAGTCGCAGCTCGGTGTCTCCCCCGCCCTCTACGGCGTGATCTTCGGGTCTATGGCGCTGCTGCTGCCTGTCTCAAACATGCTCAATATCCGCGCCGTCAACCGTTTTTCCCCCCACACCTTGTTGCGTGTAGCCCTTGCGGCAGACCTTCTCGCGGGTGCCGCCCTGCTGGTGCTCTCGCGCTTCCACCCGCCACTCGTCTTGGTCATTCCCTTCCTGGCGGTCTTTTCCCTCATGGCCGGGCTCATTATGCCCAACGCCACCGCTCTAGGTGTGGAAACCGTCCGCGACATAGGCTCCGGCGCCGGCAACGGGGCGATGGGCTTTTTCCAGTTCATCGTGGCGGGCACAGCCGCCCCCCTGGTCGCCCTCGGCTCTAACCATTTGCTCACCCTCGGGCTGTGCGTCGTGGCGTGGGCGACAGCGGCACTGCTGGCACTGAGGTTGCTCAGCGCTAAATCAGCCCGGTAG
- a CDS encoding pirin family protein — protein sequence MSNVESSPAEYLLEDGGQAQPDQSCPGAKVEIITSRDVPLGGPRAMTVRRTLPQRKRSMIGAWCFADHYGPDFVAATGGMDVAPHPHTGLQTVSWLFEGEIQHVDSGGNRGLVRPGEVNLMTSGAGICHSETSTKETRILHGVQLWVALPSSARETAPRAFEHYEPEPFALTGLDASRSAGEARVFIGELFGQSSPVSTYTPLLGAELKVAPGQEFVVAVNPEFEHGLLVDDEGIQLEGIDVPSGAIAYTGVGEKTLTVRNTSDREVLAVLLGGQPFGEEILMWWNFVARDYAEIEQFRQQWQERSERFGVVEGYVGHGGPNKNSDGLSWLPAPALPNASIKPRDNPPPVARPSQDGQ from the coding sequence ATGAGCAATGTGGAATCCAGTCCAGCAGAGTATCTCCTGGAGGACGGCGGACAGGCCCAACCGGATCAATCCTGCCCCGGCGCGAAGGTGGAGATCATAACGTCTCGGGATGTGCCCCTCGGTGGGCCGCGCGCGATGACGGTGCGCCGCACGCTGCCGCAACGCAAGCGCTCCATGATTGGGGCGTGGTGCTTCGCGGACCACTACGGCCCGGACTTCGTCGCCGCCACGGGCGGGATGGATGTTGCGCCGCACCCGCACACCGGTTTGCAAACCGTATCTTGGCTGTTCGAGGGTGAAATCCAACACGTCGACTCTGGCGGAAACCGCGGCTTGGTGCGCCCCGGCGAGGTCAATCTCATGACCTCAGGGGCAGGCATCTGCCACTCGGAGACGTCCACCAAAGAGACAAGGATTTTGCACGGTGTGCAACTGTGGGTGGCGCTGCCCTCCTCGGCCCGCGAGACCGCCCCCCGCGCTTTCGAACACTATGAGCCGGAGCCTTTCGCGTTGACGGGTTTGGACGCGTCGCGAAGCGCTGGCGAAGCCCGCGTGTTCATCGGCGAGCTTTTCGGCCAGTCAAGCCCCGTGTCTACCTACACCCCACTTTTGGGGGCTGAGCTGAAGGTCGCGCCGGGCCAGGAGTTCGTCGTCGCGGTCAATCCTGAGTTTGAACACGGCTTGCTTGTCGACGACGAAGGGATCCAACTCGAAGGCATCGACGTGCCTTCCGGGGCCATCGCTTACACGGGTGTGGGCGAAAAAACGTTGACGGTGCGCAACACCTCGGACCGTGAGGTGCTTGCCGTGTTGCTCGGTGGGCAACCTTTCGGCGAGGAAATCCTCATGTGGTGGAACTTCGTGGCCCGCGACTATGCGGAAATTGAGCAGTTCAGGCAGCAGTGGCAGGAACGTTCGGAGCGCTTCGGTGTGGTGGAGGGCTACGTCGGCCACGGCGGGCCGAACAAGAACTCTGACGGGTTGAGTTGGTTGCCGGCGCCGGCGTTGCCGAACGCCTCCATCAAACCGCGCGATAATCCGCCGCCGGTCGCTCGGCCGAGCCAAGACGGCCAGTAG
- a CDS encoding IS1096 element passenger TnpR family protein: MIVSLLVTVEKSQPLMSRLVNVDDSMNLADLSHVIDAAFGFSGAASHLYMGPARRGGSREVLSATPTAGERAEAEVKISQIDEITYVYDPAANWNIHVEVLGRSHLDGPTPVLIDALGPDVVEACNGPAMMSRFHAEARRLTAGLDPDMEVAPLLLSFLPVMSPERLLQRLTQADQVTVSERISFIAEDMFVGGIAEAVEDSANAPHLAVDFEEYLASRPDLREILTMDPNPERNPTLIAAMAEFFEKALGTHDEYAANSHSVYEALASVLEEVWSQPRKRIKLTSTGALPTRSVGQVASKLGRMWVGERPRESSFPEIASIRRALTQAGLLEEDQGWLVITPAGEKMLTQPDNLSVLLPQIHRGFEAVLGEEWPRTIRWICARYFIEPFGEVVPMTPRDPHAALALLRALGVMSFEADGTDAMTPAGEEFMSALAHLVGPGDLEN; the protein is encoded by the coding sequence ATGATCGTTTCGCTTCTGGTGACCGTCGAAAAGTCGCAGCCGCTGATGTCCCGACTGGTCAATGTTGACGACTCGATGAACCTCGCCGATTTATCCCACGTCATCGACGCTGCCTTCGGTTTTTCCGGGGCGGCGAGCCACCTCTACATGGGCCCGGCGCGCCGCGGCGGGTCCCGCGAGGTCCTCTCCGCCACCCCCACCGCCGGGGAACGCGCGGAAGCTGAGGTGAAAATTTCACAGATCGACGAAATCACCTACGTCTACGATCCCGCCGCGAACTGGAATATCCACGTCGAGGTCCTGGGGCGCTCACACCTCGACGGGCCGACGCCCGTGCTTATCGACGCCCTCGGTCCCGACGTCGTCGAAGCCTGCAACGGCCCCGCTATGATGAGCCGCTTCCATGCCGAAGCGCGCCGCCTCACAGCCGGCCTCGACCCCGACATGGAAGTCGCGCCCTTGCTGTTGAGCTTTTTGCCGGTGATGAGCCCGGAGCGGCTGCTGCAGCGGCTGACCCAGGCGGACCAGGTAACGGTAAGTGAACGGATCAGCTTCATCGCCGAGGACATGTTCGTGGGTGGTATCGCCGAAGCCGTCGAGGACAGTGCGAACGCCCCGCACCTCGCCGTGGATTTCGAGGAATACTTGGCGTCGCGGCCCGATTTGCGCGAAATTTTAACCATGGACCCGAACCCGGAGCGCAACCCGACTTTGATCGCGGCGATGGCGGAGTTCTTCGAAAAAGCGTTGGGAACCCACGATGAATACGCCGCTAACTCCCACTCGGTTTACGAGGCGCTGGCCTCCGTCTTGGAGGAGGTCTGGTCACAGCCCCGCAAAAGAATCAAACTGACCTCCACTGGGGCGTTGCCCACCCGCAGTGTGGGGCAGGTAGCTAGCAAACTGGGGCGTATGTGGGTCGGAGAACGCCCGCGCGAAAGCTCCTTCCCGGAAATCGCATCCATCCGTCGGGCGTTGACGCAGGCGGGCCTTCTAGAAGAAGACCAGGGGTGGTTGGTTATTACCCCGGCAGGCGAGAAGATGCTCACGCAACCGGACAATTTATCGGTGCTTCTGCCGCAGATTCACCGCGGATTCGAGGCTGTCCTCGGAGAGGAGTGGCCGCGAACCATCAGGTGGATTTGCGCAAGGTATTTCATTGAGCCGTTCGGGGAGGTTGTGCCCATGACTCCGCGGGATCCGCACGCTGCCTTGGCGCTGTTGCGTGCGCTGGGGGTGATGTCCTTCGAAGCGGATGGCACGGACGCGATGACGCCTGCCGGGGAAGAGTTCATGTCGGCGCTTGCCCATCTGGTCGGCCCGGGTGACTTAGAGAATTAA
- a CDS encoding DUF202 domain-containing protein, which translates to MRPIPVADAGLQPERTALAWTRTALAMIIASMTLMRWSVDYPETVMVAIVALLVLGLGIIGVNRSTYRRQANALSRSEAQPNTATVALSTLMMLLLGSIGLYLIL; encoded by the coding sequence GTGCGCCCGATCCCCGTGGCGGATGCTGGTTTGCAGCCGGAGCGCACAGCTTTGGCCTGGACGCGCACAGCCCTAGCCATGATTATTGCCTCCATGACGCTGATGCGCTGGTCGGTTGATTACCCGGAGACGGTGATGGTGGCCATCGTGGCGCTGCTGGTGCTGGGGTTGGGAATAATTGGCGTTAACCGGTCCACGTATCGTCGGCAAGCGAACGCTTTGAGCCGCAGCGAAGCCCAGCCGAACACCGCCACGGTGGCGCTGAGCACCCTGATGATGCTGCTGCTGGGCAGCATCGGGCTTTACTTAATTCTCTAA
- a CDS encoding YidH family protein — protein sequence MDERGRFTRAVFPDGQEPDPRFTLANERTFLAWTRTSLAFLAGGIALEALAVPGIKPELRTAAAALVVLLSMAISVGSAVRWVRVERAMRHERPLPAPAIAPLLGAGIFIASVVVFVGLM from the coding sequence ATGGACGAAAGAGGCAGATTCACCCGCGCGGTGTTTCCAGACGGCCAGGAGCCAGACCCACGCTTTACCTTGGCAAATGAGCGAACTTTCCTGGCGTGGACGCGCACCTCGCTGGCTTTTCTCGCCGGCGGCATCGCCTTGGAAGCCTTGGCGGTGCCGGGAATCAAACCGGAGCTGCGCACCGCCGCGGCGGCTTTGGTTGTGTTGTTGTCCATGGCGATCTCGGTGGGTTCTGCGGTGCGCTGGGTGAGGGTTGAGCGGGCCATGCGCCACGAACGGCCGCTGCCCGCCCCGGCGATCGCGCCGCTGTTGGGCGCAGGCATCTTCATCGCCTCGGTCGTGGTGTTTGTGGGGTTGATGTAG
- a CDS encoding VanZ family protein, with protein MREKLSTATAAAWVVVLAAVLCATVGKAHIDGGPLWDAAVHARREVRLAPLLEFRELSTVWYGPWVNLLGNIALFYPVGFLAYRRPLTTGFLLSLAIETTQFATYSGYSDIDDLIFNTLGAGLGGWAANRVGDRARTIVLALLVVGCAAIVGIFAALAVWQRL; from the coding sequence ATGCGGGAAAAACTTAGTACGGCAACGGCAGCAGCGTGGGTGGTGGTCCTCGCCGCCGTTTTGTGCGCCACGGTTGGCAAAGCGCACATTGACGGCGGACCGCTGTGGGATGCTGCTGTCCACGCCCGCCGCGAGGTGCGTCTCGCGCCCCTTTTGGAGTTCCGCGAGCTCAGCACCGTCTGGTACGGCCCGTGGGTGAACCTTCTCGGCAACATCGCCCTGTTTTACCCCGTGGGCTTTCTTGCTTATCGACGCCCCCTCACAACCGGTTTTCTTCTCAGCCTCGCCATCGAAACCACCCAATTTGCCACCTATTCTGGCTACTCAGACATCGACGATTTGATCTTTAACACCCTCGGCGCGGGCCTCGGCGGGTGGGCGGCAAATCGTGTGGGCGACAGGGCACGCACTATCGTGCTGGCCCTGCTTGTGGTGGGCTGTGCGGCCATCGTCGGGATCTTCGCGGCGCTGGCGGTGTGGCAACGCTTGTGA
- a CDS encoding acryloyl-CoA reductase, with protein MDHPTLIVTENGPELVRTTQEHAGQGDTLIELSHSSVNYKDAMALGNRGVLRSLPLVPGIDAVGTVVESPSLQEGTLVTVNGFGIGESRHGGYTPRMRIDAKWVTVVPPLFDAPTAAALGTAGYTAALCVAGVERALYPLDVLETHERGPILVTGATGGVGSIAVQLLTRRGFEVHAVTGRVEEHGQWLRSLGATEVVDRADFSKPGEPLQDETYAGLVDTLGSVPLANALSRLQWGAPAAACGRAAGNDLPASVLPFILRGVQLVGTNSVTTPHALRDEAWQLLAQSLDTGKLHDSVRTVALDGVVEVGRQLLNGSGHGRSVVEL; from the coding sequence ATGGATCACCCAACTCTGATTGTCACTGAAAACGGGCCTGAACTTGTCCGAACCACGCAGGAGCACGCCGGGCAGGGCGACACGCTCATTGAGCTGAGCCATTCTAGCGTCAATTACAAAGACGCGATGGCGCTGGGCAACCGCGGTGTTTTACGCTCGTTGCCGTTGGTGCCCGGTATTGATGCGGTCGGCACCGTAGTCGAATCGCCTTCCTTGCAGGAAGGCACGTTGGTCACGGTCAACGGCTTCGGAATCGGCGAGAGCCGCCACGGGGGCTACACGCCAAGAATGCGTATCGACGCGAAGTGGGTCACGGTTGTGCCGCCGCTTTTCGACGCCCCCACGGCCGCCGCGCTCGGCACCGCCGGCTACACCGCCGCGCTGTGCGTCGCCGGTGTGGAGCGGGCCTTGTACCCGTTGGATGTTTTGGAAACCCACGAACGTGGCCCCATCCTGGTCACCGGCGCGACCGGTGGGGTGGGTTCGATCGCGGTGCAGCTTCTCACCCGCCGCGGCTTCGAAGTGCACGCTGTCACCGGGCGCGTGGAAGAACACGGGCAGTGGCTGCGCTCTTTGGGTGCCACAGAGGTTGTCGACCGGGCCGACTTTTCCAAGCCAGGCGAACCTTTGCAAGATGAAACGTACGCGGGTTTAGTCGACACACTGGGGTCGGTTCCTTTGGCCAACGCGCTGTCACGTTTGCAGTGGGGGGCGCCCGCCGCCGCCTGCGGACGCGCCGCAGGCAACGACCTGCCCGCCAGCGTGCTGCCGTTCATACTGCGTGGTGTGCAGCTAGTGGGCACTAACTCTGTGACCACCCCGCACGCGCTGCGCGATGAGGCGTGGCAGCTTTTGGCGCAGTCCCTCGACACAGGAAAACTCCACGACTCCGTGCGCACGGTTGCGCTAGACGGTGTCGTGGAGGTTGGTCGGCAGCTTCTCAACGGCTCCGGTCACGGCCGGAGCGTGGTTGAGCTTTAG
- the leuS gene encoding leucine--tRNA ligase, whose amino-acid sequence MTHATEGPAFRYTAAIAGEIEKKWQRYWVDNGTFNAPNPVGELATSETLPADKLNVQDMFPYPSGAGLHVGHPLGYIATDVYARYNRMLGKNVLHTLGYDAFGLPAEQYAIQTGTHPRTTTEANIANMTRQLDALGLGHDRRRAVATTDPEFYRWTQWIFLQIYNAWFDADLNKARPIEDLVRELMTGARLTKDGRTFSSLSTPEKHKAIDEFRLVYLSESMVNWCPGLGTVLANEEVTADGRSERGNFPVFRKRLRQWMMRITAYSDRLLDDLDLLDWPEKVKSMQRNWIGRSRGAEVSFASAAGPITVFTTRPDTLFGASYVVLAPEHELVGALTADAYPEDVDKRWTFGADNPHEAVAAYKRVIAAKSDVERQENKEKTGVFLGSYATNPVSGEEVPIFIADYVLTGYGTGAIMAVPGHDERDFEFATVFGLPIVAVLEGGDVSEAAFAGDGTHINSANGEGLDINGLGTEEAIAATIAWLEDKQAGQEKIQYKLRDWLFARQRYWGEPFPIVYDENGQAHGLPEELLPVELPEVEDYKPVSFDPDDADSEPSPPLAKATDWVEVELDLGEGTKTYYRDTNVMPQWAGSSWYQLRYIDPTNSEEFCNIDNERYWSGPQDGNDPGGVDLYVGGVEHAVLHLLYARFWHKVLFDLGFVTSREPYRHLFNQGYIQAWAYTDSRGVYVPAAEVEEKDGEFFYQGEKVHREYGKMGKSLKNSVSPDEVVEEFGADTLRVYEMAMGPLDTSRAWATKDVVGAHRFLQRLWRLVVDEETGQTHVGGGELSDNDAKQLHRTIAGVREDYANLRDNTVVAKLIEYVNYLTKTYPQTAPRAAVEPLVQMVSPLAPHIAEELWEKLGHDLTLTFEPFPTFDEALLVDDTVELPVQINGKVRARLDVPTDAGKEDVEKLVLADARVTELTEGKNVVKVIVVPGRMVNLVLK is encoded by the coding sequence ATGACTCACGCGACCGAGGGGCCGGCCTTCCGCTACACCGCGGCAATCGCTGGCGAGATCGAAAAGAAGTGGCAGCGCTACTGGGTGGACAACGGCACCTTCAACGCGCCGAACCCAGTGGGAGAGCTCGCGACGAGCGAGACGCTTCCCGCGGACAAGCTCAATGTCCAGGACATGTTCCCCTACCCCTCGGGCGCGGGCCTTCACGTCGGCCACCCGCTGGGCTATATCGCCACTGATGTCTACGCCCGCTATAACCGCATGTTGGGCAAAAATGTGCTGCACACCCTCGGCTATGATGCCTTCGGCCTGCCCGCCGAGCAGTACGCGATCCAGACCGGAACCCACCCGCGCACGACAACTGAGGCAAACATTGCCAACATGACCCGTCAGCTTGACGCGCTGGGTTTGGGCCATGACCGGCGCCGTGCGGTGGCCACCACCGACCCGGAGTTCTACCGCTGGACACAGTGGATTTTCCTGCAGATCTACAACGCCTGGTTCGACGCTGATTTAAACAAGGCCCGCCCGATCGAGGATTTGGTGCGCGAGTTGATGACCGGGGCGCGACTGACTAAGGACGGGCGCACCTTCTCGTCGTTAAGCACCCCGGAAAAACACAAGGCGATAGATGAGTTTCGCTTGGTGTATCTATCGGAGTCGATGGTGAACTGGTGTCCGGGGTTGGGCACGGTGCTGGCCAACGAGGAAGTCACAGCCGATGGCCGCTCGGAGCGCGGCAACTTCCCGGTCTTTCGTAAGCGTCTGCGCCAGTGGATGATGCGTATCACCGCGTATTCGGACAGGCTTCTCGACGACCTCGACCTGCTCGACTGGCCCGAGAAGGTCAAGTCCATGCAGCGCAATTGGATTGGTCGCTCCCGCGGCGCCGAAGTCTCTTTCGCCTCCGCCGCAGGTCCGATCACGGTATTTACCACCCGGCCGGACACCCTTTTCGGCGCCTCCTACGTGGTGCTCGCACCGGAGCACGAGCTCGTCGGCGCCCTGACGGCGGATGCTTATCCGGAGGATGTGGATAAGCGGTGGACTTTCGGCGCTGATAACCCGCATGAAGCCGTGGCCGCCTACAAGCGCGTGATCGCCGCGAAGTCCGACGTGGAGCGCCAGGAGAACAAGGAAAAGACCGGTGTCTTTCTCGGCTCCTACGCGACGAACCCGGTCAGTGGCGAAGAAGTTCCGATTTTCATCGCGGACTATGTGCTTACCGGCTACGGCACCGGGGCGATCATGGCCGTGCCGGGCCACGACGAGCGCGACTTTGAGTTTGCCACCGTGTTTGGCCTGCCCATTGTGGCTGTGCTTGAGGGCGGCGACGTTTCCGAGGCCGCATTTGCCGGCGATGGGACGCACATCAACTCCGCCAACGGCGAAGGGCTGGACATCAACGGCCTGGGCACTGAGGAAGCGATCGCGGCCACCATTGCCTGGCTGGAGGACAAGCAGGCTGGGCAGGAGAAGATTCAGTACAAGCTGCGGGACTGGCTGTTTGCTCGCCAGCGTTATTGGGGCGAGCCTTTCCCCATTGTCTACGACGAAAACGGCCAGGCCCACGGCCTGCCGGAGGAGTTGCTGCCGGTTGAGCTGCCGGAGGTTGAGGACTACAAGCCGGTGTCTTTCGACCCTGATGACGCGGACTCTGAGCCCTCCCCGCCGCTGGCGAAGGCCACCGACTGGGTTGAGGTGGAGCTGGATCTGGGAGAGGGCACCAAGACCTATTACCGTGACACGAACGTGATGCCGCAGTGGGCAGGTTCTTCCTGGTATCAGCTGCGCTATATTGACCCGACGAACAGCGAGGAGTTCTGCAACATCGACAACGAGCGCTACTGGTCGGGTCCGCAGGACGGAAACGACCCGGGCGGCGTGGACCTCTACGTCGGTGGTGTGGAGCACGCGGTGCTGCACCTGCTCTACGCGCGGTTTTGGCACAAGGTGCTTTTCGATCTCGGTTTCGTCACCTCGCGCGAGCCCTACCGTCACCTGTTTAACCAGGGCTACATTCAGGCCTGGGCTTACACGGATTCGCGTGGTGTTTACGTCCCGGCCGCGGAGGTGGAGGAAAAGGACGGCGAGTTCTTCTATCAGGGCGAAAAGGTCCACCGGGAGTACGGCAAGATGGGCAAGTCCCTGAAGAACTCGGTCTCCCCAGATGAGGTTGTTGAGGAGTTCGGCGCGGACACCCTGCGCGTCTACGAGATGGCGATGGGCCCGCTGGACACGTCGCGCGCCTGGGCGACGAAGGATGTGGTGGGTGCGCACCGGTTCCTGCAGCGCTTGTGGCGTCTGGTCGTTGATGAGGAAACGGGCCAGACGCACGTTGGGGGCGGGGAGTTAAGTGATAACGACGCGAAGCAGCTACACCGCACGATCGCGGGTGTGCGTGAGGATTACGCGAACCTGCGCGATAACACGGTGGTGGCAAAACTCATCGAGTACGTCAACTACCTGACCAAGACCTACCCGCAGACCGCGCCGCGCGCGGCGGTCGAGCCGCTGGTGCAGATGGTTTCCCCGCTCGCCCCGCACATCGCGGAGGAGCTGTGGGAAAAGCTCGGTCACGATTTAACGCTGACGTTCGAGCCTTTCCCCACCTTCGATGAGGCGTTGCTTGTCGACGACACCGTGGAGCTCCCCGTCCAGATCAACGGCAAAGTCCGGGCGCGCCTTGACGTGCCGACGGACGCGGGCAAGGAGGACGTCGAAAAGCTAGTCCTTGCCGACGCCCGCGTCACCGAGTTAACTGAAGGCAAAAACGTGGTCAAGGTCATCGTCGTACCTGGTCGTATGGTCAATCTTGTGCTGAAGTAG
- a CDS encoding DAK2 domain-containing protein, with amino-acid sequence MRSTRALAAKKARASYLGDSTRDVPDPGAIVVTGLLGGEDKVDDFR; translated from the coding sequence GTGCGCAGCACTCGGGCGCTCGCGGCGAAGAAAGCTCGCGCGTCGTACTTGGGTGATTCGACGAGGGACGTCCCGGATCCTGGTGCGATTGTGGTGACGGGGCTGCTTGGCGGTGAGGACAAGGTGGATGACTTCCGCTAG
- a CDS encoding thiamine pyrophosphate-dependent enzyme: MAHVGKAIAESLEAHGVSRTFIIPGESFLPVLDGIYDSSIHIVVCRQEGGAGYMAEAHAKATGEPGVVMVTRGPGAANAFVAVHTAWQDATPLVLFIGLIPLKDRDRESFQEFDPKAWFGTQAKQVFVIDDPASASRVVADAFFLARSGRPGPVIVGLPEDILYKEFSGISYPPVPVSEGAVSAAQLARVRERLAAAKRPVIFAGGPGWDAQASEALAAFATKNRIPVVHNFRTSDRIPYSSPANAGWLGVGRSDATAELVDNADVVIQLGNLLTDAPSDGFTLRQGTDQVNIAVTMDTELRGKSGVITEHIVATPRQFIAELTSSGDLEGANARQEFFDRAHVEHLDYGEVIGKPWRPTPENTVHLEEVFAQLHKQVGEDGVFTYGAGNHCMWVQRYVRTERYPSLLGVGNGSMGYSIPAATAAALEFPDRTVVTIAGDGEYLMNGQELATAVQEGVAFLVVTVSNGQYATIRDHQESHFPGRISGTQMDNPDFAEVARSFGAYGELVTEDSQVAGAIERALRVVRKDKVPALVNVIIDQDLSAPS, encoded by the coding sequence ATGGCACATGTTGGCAAGGCGATAGCCGAGTCGCTTGAAGCGCACGGAGTGTCCCGCACCTTTATCATCCCAGGTGAGAGTTTCCTTCCTGTGTTGGACGGGATTTACGATTCGTCCATCCATATTGTTGTTTGCCGTCAGGAAGGCGGCGCTGGTTACATGGCGGAGGCTCACGCTAAGGCAACGGGTGAGCCTGGGGTGGTTATGGTCACGCGGGGCCCGGGCGCGGCCAACGCCTTTGTGGCGGTGCACACGGCGTGGCAAGACGCGACTCCGCTTGTGCTGTTTATCGGCTTGATCCCCCTTAAGGATCGTGACCGGGAGTCTTTCCAGGAGTTTGACCCGAAGGCGTGGTTCGGTACCCAAGCGAAGCAGGTTTTTGTCATTGATGACCCGGCCTCGGCCTCGCGCGTTGTTGCTGATGCTTTCTTCTTGGCTCGTTCAGGTCGGCCGGGCCCGGTGATTGTTGGGTTGCCGGAGGATATCCTTTATAAGGAGTTTTCGGGGATTTCCTACCCGCCTGTGCCGGTGTCGGAGGGTGCGGTTTCGGCTGCTCAGCTTGCGCGAGTGCGGGAGAGGCTGGCTGCGGCGAAGCGCCCCGTTATTTTTGCGGGCGGTCCGGGTTGGGATGCGCAGGCCAGTGAGGCGCTGGCAGCGTTTGCTACGAAGAACCGTATTCCGGTGGTGCATAATTTCCGCACGAGTGATCGTATTCCGTATAGTTCGCCGGCGAATGCGGGGTGGTTGGGTGTTGGCCGCAGCGATGCGACCGCTGAGCTTGTCGATAATGCTGATGTGGTCATTCAGTTGGGCAATTTGCTTACCGACGCCCCTTCCGACGGTTTCACTCTCCGGCAGGGAACCGACCAGGTCAACATTGCTGTGACTATGGATACTGAGTTGCGTGGCAAGTCGGGCGTGATTACGGAGCATATTGTGGCCACTCCGAGGCAGTTCATCGCGGAGTTGACAAGCTCGGGGGATCTTGAGGGTGCGAACGCGCGCCAGGAGTTTTTTGACCGCGCTCATGTCGAGCACTTGGACTACGGGGAGGTGATTGGGAAGCCGTGGCGTCCGACTCCGGAAAATACCGTCCACCTTGAGGAGGTATTTGCCCAGTTGCATAAGCAGGTGGGCGAGGATGGGGTGTTTACCTATGGTGCTGGCAACCACTGCATGTGGGTGCAGCGTTATGTGCGTACGGAGCGCTACCCCTCCTTGTTGGGTGTTGGTAATGGTTCGATGGGCTACAGCATTCCGGCGGCGACGGCCGCCGCGTTGGAGTTTCCGGATCGCACCGTGGTCACTATCGCCGGCGACGGCGAATACTTGATGAATGGGCAGGAGTTGGCCACCGCGGTGCAGGAGGGCGTGGCTTTCCTTGTTGTTACGGTGTCTAACGGGCAGTACGCCACCATTAGGGACCATCAGGAAAGTCACTTCCCTGGCCGCATTAGCGGCACTCAGATGGACAATCCGGACTTCGCTGAGGTGGCGAGGAGCTTCGGTGCCTACGGTGAGCTTGTCACCGAGGATTCCCAGGTTGCAGGTGCGATCGAGCGGGCTCTGCGGGTTGTTCGAAAGGACAAGGTTCCGGCGTTGGTCAACGTGATCATTGACCAAGACCTCAGCGCCCCGAGCTAG